The Gossypium hirsutum isolate 1008001.06 chromosome D06, Gossypium_hirsutum_v2.1, whole genome shotgun sequence genome contains the following window.
CGGCCCCTAGGTGGTTGCTGAATTGTCCTCTGAAGCTGTACAGAACCCGGTTCCAAAGTTTACATCTGATCAGCCAGCTGTGGATACTCTCGAATACAATGCTCCAAAGGCCCACACGTCAGACAAGCCCGtaacctcctccaacactcgctcAAATGGCGCCTACCATAATTCCCACAAGGTTGAATCCTAGTAGAAGCAACAGGAACTCCTACTCTAACTGGCACATCAGGTCTGGCTCGTTCTTAGGCCTCTGAAAAAAACTaaagggctctgaatccctcttattcttacctctcTCTCGACCCTATTTTGGCACTCCACGCGCTTAACCTTTTAGGTGATCTTCGCCTTCTCAACCAAAACCACAAACTCTCACTCCCTTTCTAGATTAATCAGTACCCTCAAATTATCCCTCAAGCCATCCTCAAAGCGGATGTACTTCTCATACTCAAACACCACCATGCCTCGAGCAAAACGGCTCAACCTCTGAAAATCGACCTTATACTCGGCCACAGATCTATCACATTGTGTGAGATTCATGAACTTACGCCTACGGGCATCTACATAGCTCGCGTCCACATATTTCCCCTAGAATGCAGTCTTAAAGAAATCCTAATTCAGATGATCcggctgagtaccctcctcaaccaataaccaccactgataagcctcattgCGAAGCAAAGAGACTGCACCCTTAAGTTTCTGCTTAGGTGTACAGTCAATATCATTCATGATCCTctcggtggcctccaaccaatactcggtcacagtaggggcgactctagtgacacccctaaacagcTCAGCTCTATTGGATCGGAGTCGTTCAGTTACTGACCTACGGCCCCCAAATCTAAAATGGGGTCCAACGACCCTCTCCAACACCCTCAGCATGACTtaggacagtgcgtcgtccctagCAGAATAGCTTTGAGACCTAGTCTCAATAGCAGGCGAAATCGGTGTCTCACTCGTATCTAAATTTGGCATACTGCCCAAAGAGGAAGACttagctcgagcccctctacagCCTCTACACGCCCACAAATACCACGACTGCGAGTTCCACAAGCGCTCATCATAATTCAAATTtgtctacattataaaattttatgcattagttCCAGTATTTATTAGCGGATATTTTATGCGTAATTTATTATAAGTTTAGAAATGTTTTCAAAGGTTTCAGTCTCTAACTAACTCAGTACAGTTTCAGAACCCGATAATTTACGATAATGCCAAACCAAACCAAAAGGAGAACTTAATAATTCCAACAGCACGATCGAACAATGGATTCACGAACTGAAACAAATAAGAAGCAAAACAGGTGTTTGTAGAGAAGGAGAaagaaaaatgtcagaaaggggaaaaaataaaaaaaatttgacgtCAGATTTTCTTTGGGGGAAAGagagaaaattttaacaaaaagaaaataaaaataaaagatatctaCAAATCCGTTATTTTcctcccactaacccactaactcaCAACCTCCTCAGACTTTTAGCTCAACCGAAACTCTATCAGtcaacaaagaaaaaattaaCATCCACGCTTgcacagggattcgaacacaggaccccCAACACACTAACTCCCTTACAACtcgaaccaacaagctcattctgatatgaattaacaaataattttatacaagcccactcaacaagggtaagagttggatttaaaataaaaaatttgacaaaaatgagacttgaacctaagacctcacacacacacccagaacacttaaccactgaagcaaatacacatttgtgccagatatttatagaaataaaaatagattattcagggcgttacaatagACTTATAATTTTGAGCCACACATTCAAAAATCCACATCAAGTTCCTAATATCTTACTCTTTTAATCTCATGTACACAAAGAAAACACCATAATGGAACTACAAGTGAAATTTGATGCTTTATTTATTTGATGAAGAAAATAGGaaatataaagaaacaaaagCAATCATATGACATTGTTGTGCTTTTCTTTGAGTATTGTTATTAACAAAGATAATTTGATgcttgagaaataaaatataaacttgtTGCTCAAAAGCTAGGCAAAGCCTTTTCACTTATTCCTCGTAAAATGCCTTGTCAAGCATTTGGCGCTCTTCATAAGATAGTTTGGAGAAAATTGATAGGTAGGGAGGATATTTTTCCATCACAACACGGACCTAGACAACAAACGAAGCAAAAGACTAAGAACTCAAAGTAGCTTCATCTATGAATAATACGTGAAACAAACCTGATCAATATCCTCACACACAACAAGTTCCTTATAGCCATAGGGATAATTGTTTAACATGAAGTAGCATTTCAAATATAACATTCAAACAAACTTAATACCCAAAATAAAGAAGCATAGTCAAGCCAGAAAGAATGAGTTTACAATAGAGTAACACGCTAGATAATACCCAATGGTatcttaaaactttaaaattggtTCAAAAAATCAAAGTAACACGCTAGATAATACAAACTATGCTTTCACTCCTTATTTTTAATGGAATAACCATGTTATATCTGGCACGTATTTGAACATGAATATAAAAATACAACATTTCAAAGATCTTCCAAATAcattgaaaaattaaaacaaatttgaCATTTCTGTACCATTATAGGTCAAAATATGGGTTTATTTCAATAACTGGCATTCCAAAATAAGGTTATCTAGTGCAAGAGATAAATTCCATAGCATCAAACTATGACCATATGATTAGACAgcaacaagtaaataaataagatCTACAAAAGTATCAGAATTCAACATAATATTTTATCATACAATTATCCATACCCGAAGTAACTAGCTTCAAAGTTACGAAAAAGTTTGATACAAATTTATCTTCGATGTACTGGCAATACTAAATGAGTCTTTGCAAGTAAACTCTTATAATTTTCAGCCAAAAAAAAACCTTACAATGTCTAAGTAATGTAAGAAATTGATGCTAACGAATAATGAGACATGCGGGTAAAGAAATGGGACGGATATAAAATGATACAATTTGTTCATATGCAATGCAAGGGAATTCGTCATTTGATTGTTCAAAGGCTTATATCATAACTACAAGATGAACGGAATCTAAAAATGGCAACTGTATTTTCATCAAACGGTGAGGGACACACCATTGTTTGCTACAGTAAGGTTGAGTATAATTGTAGCTGCCTTTAAAGACCTATCTTCCAATGAGTTGAACTAAAAGATCAGTTTTCCAAAAACTATTAGAATTTATGGGTTGTTGACGCATTTAAAACGAAGAGGAACATATGTGagcatcatataataaaattggTATTAAGGCATAAATGTAGAACTACATAAACTAAGGAAAAAAATACCATGCATCAGATGTCTGATATCCCAAGGCTGGATTTTCGAAGCAAGATTAAAGCATCTCGGTATTTATCACACCAGGACTGTAACGACCCAATAGTTACGGTTGTCGTAAAGTGTATTTTCGAGACTCCATTACTGTAAatcaaactcgtaaatatttatttaaaatatttacgaagctagttttgtagttaattaggttttggttaagtgaatttgcatgaattaagagtaattaggtataaggactaaattgcatatagagcaaagttgaattatagataaaaaattaaaaggactagAGAAGCAATTTTTTCATAGTTtataaatgaggcggcataaggatgaaattattataatattttaagttaaaatatatattataatatgttacttaatatttaagtatatatattattataataataaaacaaataaataaaagaaaaaggaatagaaaaccaaaacgaaatagaaagaaaaagaaagaaaatggagaaagAAGAAGACGAAAGGCAAGTTTCTaggttcaattggttagtcaatttagtctcttttttcttgtatttttttatgtttttggaattccagtgttaaatactacccgactcatgtcgaaattttagaaattattgagtttttaagtgtttatgttgaataatcttattattagggattgaattgatagatttttaagctagaaatgaaaaagaattaaattgtaaaataaattgtaaattttgagtaatagggactaaattgtgaaaaattcaaaatttatgggtttaagtgaaaatagggagttaaatttagtttaaagtgaaatttgtgtaGAAATATAACATtaattgtgaagaataaaaattagtcttggtttagggactaaattgaaagttaggcaaatattgagtcaaaattgaaatattaaatatgaaattgaattgtgttatattgatgaattttaattgttttaattccgtaggtaacgtcgtaccggaatcctcgactaaaaaggggaaagataaagtcgacgtcgaatagctcagaattcttagtttgtatttatataatctgaaattagttattaattgttataattcaatttaatgtatatggtaaacGTTCAaatgagaattattgtgttttacaattgaaatggattgatttggtatgtgatgaatttattgaatttatattgattgaattgaattaaagttgatagaaatggattgaattggtatatatattatgaatgtattgattatttgaattgaaatgaatatatatgcGTAAATATGATAacgtgcaaatatgataattggatattggttgtatttgaaaagtaaattggaaccctattaactgtatcgggctgagtcagatatagatggcatgtcataggattggaagagtttagggatttcttcaacttcaagtcgatgaggcactgggtgtcaatttacttcggtttaaccgatgagacactgtgtgtcaaatttatatagtgttgggcgcagttattacttcggatttatccaATGAggtactgggtgccaaactggtgtgtttggttggatctgtgtatccgtccgagttcgAGTCgtattaataggggtaaataaataataatattttataattgaaattgaaattgaaatggcatggtatgagaaatggaagtgataTAGTGAATGGAAAATAGAATGTAAATATGTTGGCAAtacatggaatatatgagttatatactcatgaattgagtatggtatgaaatgatgtattcatgaagtGAGTATTGTGTGGCTAATGccattatatgaataaatatggtttgatatgtgaataaccATTTATATAACAATTGTGTAAATTAGGATAttgtttaataaatgaaaaatgatagtcatgatactagacattaatatatccttataatttaattgtgcctattatattattttgtttttaaatattcggattatagaaataccacaaagtttttactcagcgtacgattttgttttccgtgtgcaggttaggtacttaacttttgatcgtcgattcaacatccaacaacgatcccggtctcaaatgtggtgatgtttatccttttgtGTCGTCATGTACCtagtgtctaaataatagttattttgtggattaaatgtaaatgaggttataaatttaatattggtttggtatatacatataaacatgtgtttgtttttgaaattttattatggcatgttaaattgatgtttaaatattcataaactaggtaaaatgtttataatttgaatttgaatgatgttttgataatataaattgatgatataaatgttgtaccaatgagggtacattggttaggcacctaggatgattattttgatatgttttaaatgtgtttgattgtgttttaaattggttaaacGAATGATTTTTGAATTACTTAATGTCCAAGGTTGCAGGGAATGATAAACTTATTATTTAAGGTATATTCTGGCCATATGACCGTGTGAACCCTAccgctttgaaaatttttaatattctcgaaaaattctctgagtttctaaATTACTCCCGACTTTACATGCTTCCTTCTAAAAGCTTTAAAAAAACATTCAACTGCTTATAAATTCATTTTTGTTGTTTACGACAATGGCTCCTTCATTTCATGTAAACAACTATGAATTTTCGTTTAGCTATGCCTTGGATGATTTCCTGTATTAAACATGATATTTAAAAAAGAACAATTCAAGATGTACAAAAATGTGTACAAGATGAAATCATGAATTTACCAAAGCAGCACCAGATCTCCCCCATCCAGAAGACATATTAACAATATCCCCTCGACTTTTTGGCAGCATCAACGAGATAAAATGGCATAACACATTTGCAATCCCTTTTACATTAACATCAATCACAATATCAAACTCTTCAACAGGAACCTCCCAAAttctattgtttttatttattgtaCCTACATTGTTTACTGCAAATACCTTACAATGTTAGTAAAGAACCAGATTTGTAATTGAAAAAAGcaattaaattgaaaatcatgAAAGAGACTTACCGTTTTGGAGATAAGGGTCGTACTCGGTGTCGGAGAGATGCATCTTGATATCATCAAGGGTTTAGCAAACCATAATCATCCAAAAATCCAAACATTGGGATTGTCAGAGGAGACCAGAACCTTCGCACCCAGTTGCCGTCGGGATATCATTTTTCTCGGCAAGGATTCAGTTATGCTAGACAGCGGAAGATGTTTGATGCggaaggtgaagaaaacaaaacaaaagagaagagagagggagagagagggaTTGGAGATATGGAATGAGTGAATTTGGGGGGATTTGTGTGGGAAGAATGTGATGGTGAGGAAAGGTGGGGAATATTCGGTAATGAAAGAGATTAATCGACTCCTTTTTAcctttttcataaaatttatttaattaaaatttttttttatcctatttgaaaatttaagttggcacttaaaatctaatTGGAGTGCTACATAGGATTATCGTTAGGGAGATAACGAaatttaacggtagagtgatcattttgaaacaaaataataACACAAGTGACTAAAACATAGCATTTTAAATATAAGCGACTGAAATATAAACTAATGcaaacaaaattaattatttttatagtttacccttaaataaATTACTCAACAATTAAAGGAAAACTAAAATCCACCGTAATCTAAAGTGGTCTTACTTCAATAATTTTAGGCAATTTCAAGCAGTGTTTCCAAAATATTTTCAGGGAAATCATTAATCATAAACacaaatttctcttttttttcatgtGATAAACAACCAATATCATTATGGGAAATTACCCCCTTCTTAAGTCAACAAAGCTGGCCTGGCCTTAATTTTCAGATATTTTCACACCCTCAACCATTCTTCATTTAAAGATTCAGTTGCTtttaactttaataatttaatctttctatttatCTAATTTAAAAAAGAGTTAATTCCATTAGACATTACTAAACTATGCCCTCACTTCAAAGCATTCTAACTACATCTTAAACTATTGACTTTCGTAACTAAAATTGTTAAATGACACATTAAATCTTATGTAGttgaatttaaaatgaaaattttaaaaaaatagaacatTGTTGTATAACTTTTAAAggtaaaaactaaaaagaaaagataaaagagaagaaagagtcAACTAAAAGCTTCTATAAAATCTTCAAAAACctcaaaactaatatttttaaaatattcatttttacaatattcattttaaattatatcaaacaAGATATGATGTGACATCTAATAGTAAAATTAGCGATATAATGGAAGAACCTAATTTACATAACCTCGATAATGGGATGTTTGATGCAAttatcaagtttaaaaataaacgTCAAATGGATAATACTATTAATTGacctttattaaatttaaattttttttaacattgaaactttaaataagatatttgaatattaaaatatcaaatatttaaaattaaaagaaattcatcATGTATTGAGAAAGCAACTAAATAATTGAATTCAGAGTAATTGGACCATCAAATTACATTCTTCCGTTCTTAGATAAATGGGTGAGAATAGAAAATTACACGGATAGTTAATCATGatgacttttaattttttttttaaaatttacattaaaatataattaaccaAATCCAATATAATTCATGGTAATTATTGAAGAGAAATCCAAATCTTGTAATTACAATATCATACCATCCATTTTAGTTGTTAGTTTTGGTCACGTGATGAACACTTTGGTTGATGGATTAAAAACGTGTTGTAATTAAAGTAGGTTCATCCGTTTTACTTTTAAAAGGTAAAAATGGTCCtcttttaaataaatcaaattgcatataatgattttgagttttcgCTTATACAACCCTAAATGAGCATGCAAATGTAAAGCAAGTCTAATTTGAGCTTACTCAACCCcttttttaaatatcattttagattttcttagattttatatatatttttaaaggtgGACAAAAAGAAAATTCAGAAATCAAATTGAGAGAAGATGCCAAGATCAAAGGCTGCATCTCATTTTCAAGTATTttaagagtaacaatggactaaAAACCGAAATATATTTAGacgtttgaataaataaatatggtaagacttaaacttaaaaatataaccTATAATCAATCTAAACTCATACAAATCCAACttaatttaatcttataaatAATCCGAGGTTTAAAAAATGGGTTGAAATTGGATCTAGAATTATCTTTAAATAATACTTAATAGAAAGAAATTTGGTATGATAACTAAAGGTTTTGTGCCTTGTAGTATTATTTTAACTCATTAATCCGGCTTTGTGATTAAACcattaaagttatttttatttaatgataaaaaagTCATTAGATTGTCAGGTAGGAAATGTAAAGTCTCCTTCTTTGTCCATCCCCAATCCCCATATATAGCTTCCATAAAAAGGCCCCCTTCAAATTCGCacacaaacaaaattaaataatgtcCCCCCAACGCTACCGCCATTTTCCGCCCTTCCCTTCTTGCTTCCGCCCTTCCGCCGCCGCAGACAACCGCCATATGCCGTCGCCACAATCCGCCGCTAAAACTAGCCTCGCTACAAGTCTCTACGACACAAATATAGGCCTTTTTTCCTTAACCTGGTCCCGCACCTTCCTTGGCCACTCCCTccacctccaccaccaccaccatcaccaCCACCTTCCCTCTTCTCCTCTCTCCGTCCTTTCATCCTCTGCCCTCCATTTTCATCTCAATATCAAATCCTTTGCTTTTTGGAAGAAAAAAGGTTGTAAAAACGTCAGCAGCGCCACTGTCCCTAATGTGAAAATTTTCTGGGACCTTTCAAGGGCAAAGTTCGGATCCGGACCTGAACCCGACTCTGGGTTCTTCGTTGCCGTCGTTGTCGACGGTGAAATGACGCTTCTCGTCGGCGATGCTACCAAGGAAGCTTATACTCGAACTAGAGCTCAAAACCCTGGGAGTAGAGGCAGCCAAACTCTTGTTTTGAGAAAAGAGCACGTGTTGGGGAGCAGAGTTTACAACACAAAAGCCAGATTCGGAGGCAAATTAAGGGATATCTCGATCGATTGTAGGGTAAACGAGGATGCAAGGCTGTGCTTGAGCGTGGATAACAAAAGGGTATTGCAAATAAAGCGGCTTAAATGGAAATTTAGAGGGAATGAGAGGATTGAAGTGGATGGGGTATGGATAGGAGTCTCGTGGGATGTCTACAGCTGGTTGTCCGATAAAGATGGCAACAATGGGCGTCCAGCCGTTTTCATCTTCAAGTTCGAGAACCAAGGCACTGAAACCATGGAGGATCCTTTCAAGGAGGGTGTGGTTTTGGGGCAGCAAAGTCCGTGTAGTGATGGGATTGaatggaagaagaaaaggagaagCTTGTTGAGGAGTGCTAGGAGTTCTTCGTCTTCCTCCATTTCGATGTCTTCGGCTTCTTCGGGGTGCAGCTCTTCGGTAATGGAGTGGGAAAGCGTTGAGGAGAGTGAGTTATGTGCTCCCATGGGCTTCTCTTTGCTTGTTTATGCCTGGAGAAACTGAAAAGATTGTgccttttttttgtgtgtgttcaTAACATTATTAGTCTCTATTTATCACTAACCCCATTTGTTTTTAGAACTTAGCACAGTAAGTAAATTATAATTGTAGAGATCCATGACTCAACCTTTTACCAATTTAGTAGCTACATTCGATCCCGATTGAATTGAATTCCAAAAGATTTGTGCGTAAGAGACCTCGCATACCTTATCACTCATTACTCCACCCAACAAGATGGTTGTATTTTGCTAGTTTCTTTTTAGTTGTAAATTTGAGCCCTTTGGTTGTAGTCTCAGGAACCATACGCGGAGATTTAATGAGCAGAAGAaaaattttgcttgattttgCCTTTTTCGTTGGCATGAAATTGTTCCTTGTTTGATTTTACCAACCGACTTGGTGGAGTGCTCGACTTTTAATCAGGGAGAGAGGTcgagaaattaaaagaatttggaGGTCaaggttaaaaaaaaattatgttaaagtggtctaaaattgaatgaatagttCTTTGGAGTGATCAAATATGCAATTTCTGATAAGCtgaaaaggattaaaattaaattttaaatttgtaaggaCAAAAAAGGAAATCATCCCATTTATCTAGGGGAGGACTTTGTCCCTGCTTCTAATTCTAGTGATCAGGGATTAAACACAGAAAACTGTTATTAGTTTCCAAACGTTCTGTTGTTTTTTGCCAACATTATTATGTTAATGCTTGCATGTGAGATGTGGGTCTGGGGTGTGTGAACCCAGATTGAGATCAGCGACCGACAAAAAAGGTTGAACATGTCCTGGATCTCTGATTGAAAACTGAAAGGTTACTTCGTCGGTCGGTTAGTGAGAGTGACCAAAAATGTGGTACTTGATCCACAACGGCAACCCAAGGTGATGAAAAGCAACCCAACTGTGTCGGGCTTGACCGTGTCAATCTGACAACATGACTGATTTTCTCTGATGTTGCCTTTCTTTGTGGATTTCCACAACGGTTGCCCTTAAAGTGAGAATATGAATTCTCATAAATCTCTTCATTTTATTAAGTATATTACCAAATAATAGATAAAGTATAGTCTTATCACAAAAAAGacatcaaattatattttttatacaagttCAGTTTACATAATTGTGATCTTATGAGctaataattttgattaaataaaaccTTATAAGTAGACACTTATAGATCGAAAATCGAGCTACAATAACTTGTAAGAAATTTAAAACCAACATGAACGACTGGTGGCATCTTAAAAATTATCAGAGAGAACACTTTAAGAGTTTTTGGATCTAAGGGACTAAACAATTTCTCTCCTAAATAGACTTTCAACTCTCTTGCTCTCATTCTCTCTTTAATCTTTTTTGACACCCCCTTTTTTGTCACCTTAATTTGCTAACAACTTTCTGCCCTCcaatatatacaataccaaaataaaatataaatatttatattcgaTAATGTTAATTCAATTGTTGCTCACCTTACAAATTCTTATAAAAGTTGTCAATGTGACATATGACCTGGTATATGTTGGTATGATGATGTATGTATTAatcaacataaaatgatgttgtatcaataatttacaagaattgaatcaaattataagtttatgtatacaattacacattaaactaatTTTGAGATTTACCCCTTGGATTTGAAACTTTTAAGTAAAAGTACAAGTACGTGGGACATAATTGCTGGGGTTTTTGTTTGAAAGGAATGGTATTAAGTGGTGTGATAATAGCTTTTGAACGTTTCAATTTAAAATGAGAAAGGAATAAAGTTATATGTTAGGCTGTCACTTGTTTCATTCatacaaataaaaaattcttcttctcttttattgACGTTGTTTTTTCCAATACGAATAACATACTTTATTTTATAAGGAAGAGATGCTAAATATGAACAATCATTGGAATTTCTGATATTATTGCTATTGCAATTGATTTGGAGGTTTATGGGTTAATTGTCAACTTCATCTTCCTACTTTGCAAAAGTTGAGATTTAGTCCCtttgttaaattattgatttaggaGCCATCATTTATATGCAGTAAAGTATAGAAAAAGACAATCATTTGGAGGGGTGTTTGTAATGAATGCCATCCACGTTTCCTTCTTCAAGTAGGAAACAGAATCAGAGTTGAAGCAATAGAATTAAACAACCCCTTTTTCTCCCTTGTATTGCAAGCTTCAAATTGAGTTGGCTCCAATCATTTGATAAAACCCAAGTTGGGTTATCAAATGTAAGGAAAGAAACACGTACCACATACCCATTGTTTCAATAAATAGTATCTAATCACATTGTCTTCCTCACGGATCAAGTGATGTCATTTCTTCCGTATACCATTTTTATAAGTCATCACATCTATCAATTTATccacttaaatttaaaattcaataccAAAAGCTtcgtttaaaaattaaaatatggatCAAGTTTAAGCTTTAATATTCAAGACTTGAGTTAAGTACGAACCAATTTATTTTGTGCTTATAATATTTGtcacataaatttaaatttgtaagaatataataatatataaatattaaaaaatatgttaacttgaatatatttaaaagtaattttataCCCTTCCATATGTTTTTGTATGAttaacattttaatgatttagtaattgattttattaaaataattcaacCCTTCCATTAACAAAAACTATTAGTTGACCGATTTGACCATTAATGACCTAACTTGACAAATGATACTAACATGACATGTTGACATGGTAGATTACATTGATGTGGcatgctaaaaataaaaaattatatatctagattcattcaagatgagtgcaaaactataaaaaatttaaacattgtaaaaaatattaaaaattactaaatattataaaaatattgtaaatattataaaaatttaaatatgtaacaaaatattagtaatttatataaaattataaaaaaaatagttttgcatatatatatattttgaatgcCAACTGATgctattaattataaaagaaattgaatcagGTACAGACCTTAAAACAAATGACCCTTCAATTGTCCTTCTTTAATTGGACACTAGAAAGGTGCTTTGAAACTCGCAAAATCATAAATATAATTAACGGAAAGcacacagaaaaaaaaaacaaacttggAAAAGGAAACAAACAGACTCAAgctgaacaaaaagaaaaagaaaaaaggcctGGAATCCCATTCTTTTCTTAGCACTTTAAGCAACTTCTTTTGTGCATCAGCCATTCAAGAGACCGATTACCCATGAACATCCAAAAGCTGACTTTTCGAACCCTAGTCTCTGTCAATCTCCACGAGTTCATCGGACTGACCAAACGCACATAGTCCAAACTCAACAATTCTAGTCATCCACCATCATCGCCACTACTCCTATCGCGCTTCACCAGTCCTTCCTCCGCACTCGATACATTTTCCATCCAGCATTGGGGATCTTCAT
Protein-coding sequences here:
- the LOC107901666 gene encoding uncharacterized protein, which produces MSPQRYRHFPPFPSCFRPSAAADNRHMPSPQSAAKTSLATSLYDTNIGLFSLTWSRTFLGHSLHLHHHHHHHHLPSSPLSVLSSSALHFHLNIKSFAFWKKKGCKNVSSATVPNVKIFWDLSRAKFGSGPEPDSGFFVAVVVDGEMTLLVGDATKEAYTRTRAQNPGSRGSQTLVLRKEHVLGSRVYNTKARFGGKLRDISIDCRVNEDARLCLSVDNKRVLQIKRLKWKFRGNERIEVDGVWIGVSWDVYSWLSDKDGNNGRPAVFIFKFENQGTETMEDPFKEGVVLGQQSPCSDGIEWKKKRRSLLRSARSSSSSSISMSSASSGCSSSVMEWESVEESELCAPMGFSLLVYAWRN